In Cololabis saira isolate AMF1-May2022 chromosome 4, fColSai1.1, whole genome shotgun sequence, one DNA window encodes the following:
- the sst1.1 gene encoding somatostatin 1, tandem duplicate 1 has translation MKMASSSSSSSSSSSSSSSCSSSLRRLLLLLLFLSASFSGCCSSSQRDAKLRLLLQQQRSPLLASKQDMSRSPLAELLLQDLLQVENEALQEQSFPLGPGAGAGSEPEDLGLDLERSAGAGPLLAPRERKAGCKNFFWKTFTSC, from the exons ATGAAGatggcctcctcctcctcgtcctcgtcctcctcctcctcttcgtcctcctcctgctcctccagcCTCCGGcgcctcctgctgctgctcctcttcctcagcgCCTCCTTCAgcggctgctgctcctccagccAGAGAGACGCCAagctgcggctgctgctgcagcagcaacgcAGCCCGCTGCTCGCATCCAAACAG GACATGTCCCGGTCCCCCCTGgccgagctgctgctgcaggacctgCTGCAGGTGGAGAACGAGGCCCTGCAGGAGCAGAGCTTCCCCCTGGGTCCCGGTGCCGGGGCCGGGTCCGAGCCCGAGGACCTGGGCCTGGACCTGGAGCGGTCCGCCGGCGCCGGGCCGCTGCTCGCCCCCCGCGAGAGGAAGGCCGGCTGCAAGAACTTCTTCTGGAAGACCTTCACGTCCTgctga